In Eptesicus fuscus isolate TK198812 chromosome 23, DD_ASM_mEF_20220401, whole genome shotgun sequence, one genomic interval encodes:
- the HPS4 gene encoding BLOC-3 complex member HPS4, giving the protein MATSTERKSASWWNYFFLYDGSKVKEEGDPTRAGICYFYPSQTLLDQQELLCGQIAGVVRCISDISGTPPTVIRLRKLKFAIKVDGDYLWVLGCAVDLSDISCQQFLHQLIGFFNFYNGPVSLAYKNCSQEELSADWDTFIEQILKNTSDLHKIFTSLWNLDRTKVEPLLLLKAALILQTCQRCPHVLAGCILYKGLIVSTQLPPSLTAKVLLHRAAPRDQRIPTGGDALQERGAALPPHVHIMPVFVTEEEAASLHEFPGEPVASPPASPAGLQGRSARHPQRGGRPSALKEDGHEEAVAWPWAATPEPRPADAAWPNGGGERGHLSDRDLESTQPAEPQATAGDQSPGLRRSRVMGREPGRPRGNEELDLSDIHIPEARETQTASGSPAFSNGCVPDGGGPCPKESVSTPEPKKALPGGTAIAGLLSPSAPDTLTQNGALEQQEDLSGDSSHAPVLRGDPLPRSTSRPSSWPRPDSRQRGTKLPERGEGSEPCVDGVRESRSAPRLGCHSGCADLPDHSPPTDSADPRATPARQGELVRMNLYTHSVKGLVLCLLAEEPLLGDGAAIEEVFHSSLASLNGLEVHLKETLPRHEATSSSRTYTFTHYDRVQNVLTANLPQVATPQDRRFLQAVRLMHSDFAQLPSLYEMTLRNASTAVYACCNPVQETYFQQLASATRSSGFPSAQDTAFSLPGKAKQKLLKHGVNLL; this is encoded by the exons ATGGCCACCTCAACAGAGAGGAAGTCAGCCTCCTG gtggaattattttttcctttacgACGGTTCTAAGGTAAAGGAAGAAGGCGATCCAACAAGAGCTGGCATTTGTTACTTCTATCCTTCTCAG ACCCTGCTTGACCAACAGGAGTTGCTCTGTGGCCAGATTGCTGGAGTGGTCCGCTGTATCTCTGACATCTCTGGCACTCCTCCCACTGTCATTCGTCTGCGGAAACTGAAGTTCGCCATCAAGGTGGATGGAGATTACCTTTGG GTGCTGGGCTGTGCAGTGGATCTCTCCGATATCAGCTGCCAGCAGTTTCTGCATCAGCTCATTGgattttttaacttttacaatGGACCTGTTTCTCTGGCTTACAAG AATTGTTCTCAGGAGGAACTGAGCGCCGACTGGGACACCTTCATTGAACAGATTCTGAAAAACACCAGCGATCTGCATAAGATCTTCACTTCCCTCTGGAACTTGGACCGGACTAAA GTGGAGCCCCTGCTCCTGCTGAAGGCGGCCCTCATCCTGCAGACCTGCCAGCGCTGCCCTCACGTGCTAGCCGGCTGCATCCTCTACAAAGGCCT GATCGtgagcacccagctcccaccctccctcacGGCCAAGGTCCTGCTTCATCGAGCTGCGCCTCGGGACCAG agAATACCTACAGGAGGGGATGCCCTGCAGGAGCGTG GAGCCGCCCTGCCCCCGCACGTCCACATCATGCCTGTTTTCGTGACGGAAGAGGAAGCCGCCAGCCTCCATGAGTTCCCAGGGGAGCCAGTGGCCAG CCCTCCCGCGTCTCCAGCCGGACTCCAGGGGCGCTCTGCTCGGCACCCTCAGAGGGGTGGCCGCCCCTCTGCCCTGAAAGAAGACGGGCACGAGGAAGCCGTGGCCTGGCCGTGGGCAGCCACCCCTGAGCCCAGGCCCGCTGACGCCGCTTGGCCAAATGGCGGTGGGGAGCGTGGACACCTCTCCGACCGTGACCTGGAGAGCACCCAGCCCGCAGAACCGCAGGCCACTGCCGGGGACCAGAGTCCTGGCCTCCGCCGCTCCCGGGTGATGGGGCGGGAACCCGGTCGGCCCAGGGGGAACGAGGAGCTGGACTTGTCTGACATCCACATTCCAGAAGCTCGGGAAACGCAAACAGCCTCCGGTTCTCCTGCCTTCTCCAATGGGTGTGTCCCAGATGGCGGTGGTCCTTGTCCCAAGGAATCTGTCAGCACCCCGGAACCCAAGAAGGCCCTGCCTGGGGGCACAGCCATCGCcggcctcctctctccctccgctCCCGACACGCTCACCCAGAATGGAGCCCTAGAGCAGCAAGAAGACCTCTCGGGGGACAGTAGCCATGCCCCCGTTCTTAGGGGAGACCCCCTCCCCAGAAGTACAAGCAGGCCATCGTCGTGGCCTCGCCCAGATTCAAGGCAGAGAGGAACTAAGCTTCCGGAGCGGGGAGAAGGCTCAGAGCCGTGTGTGGATGGGGTTCGGGAGAGCCGCTCAGCCCCCCGCCTGGGATGCCACTCGGGCTGTGCAGACCTTCCAGACCACAGCCCCCCCACAGACAGCGCTGACCCCAGGGCGACCCCAGCTCGCCAGGGAGAACTCGTGCGCATGAACCTCTACACTCACAGTGTCAAAGGCCTGGTGCTGTGCCTGCTGGCCGAGGAGCCCCTGCTGGGAGACGGCGCCGCCATCGAGGAGGTG TTCCACAGCAGCCTGGCGTCCCTGAACGGGCTGGAGGTCCACCTGAAGGAGACGCTGCCCAGACACGAGGCCACCTCCTCCAGCAGAACGTACACCTTCACGCACTACGACCGCGTTCAGAACGTGCTGACGG CGAACCTGCCCCAGGTGGCCACACCCCAGGACCGCCGCTTCCTGCAGGCCGTCCGCCTGATGCACTCCGACTtcgcccagctgccctccctgtaCGAGATGACCCTCAG aAATGCCTCCACGGCCGTGTACGCCTGCTGCAACCCCGTCCAGGAAACCTATTTCCAGCAGCTGGCGTCGGCCACGCGGAGCTCCGGCTTCCCCAGCGCCCAGGACACCGCCTTCAGCCTCCCGGGCAAAGCCAAGCAGAAGCTGCTGAAGCACGGGGTGAACTTACTGTGA
- the SRRD gene encoding SRR1-like protein isoform X1, with product MAAAALEPWRAAAPRRRRSAARRPRQRSAAAAGGPEADPEVDDGVVLRRIREAREDLRVSDFWSSALETINKCLMKHLEQLDAPVGTLSEAIGSLHLDSSPDGSGAAAGCIPGETLVTGACGWKCVCYGIGSFATCVIARTQLAFLLLFLEKCQIPRSHCWVYDPLFSQLEIAVLTTLGVTVLGENECSQLRVHPGREAECVWRAHHLLHAALRDRPVQQPSVEQLVSGCPFQDGHHRQQLPRPGGKVVDKDSAEKLCLCCTGFRGPGGAGVSPDGTVLGRV from the exons atggcggcggcggcgctggAGCCCTGGCGGGCAGCGGCTCCGCGGAGAAGGCGCTCAGCGGCTCGGCGTCCGCGGCAGAGGTcagcggcggcggccgggggccCGGAGGCGGATCCCGAGGTGGACGACGGAGTCGTGCTTCGTCGCATCCGGGAGGCCAG GGAAGACCTGCGTGTTTCTGATTTCTGGAGTTCCGCACTAG aaaccatcaacaaatgtcTTATGAAACATCTGGAACAACTGGATGCCCCTGTGGGGACTCTTTCGGAAGCCATTGGAAGCCTGCACCTCGACTCATCACCGGATGGCTCGGGTGCGGCTGCTGGCTGCATCCCAGGGGAGACCCTGGTCACGGGGGCCTGCGGCTGGAAGTGTGTGTGTTACGGCATCGGGAGCTTTGCCACCTGCGTCATAGCTAGAACCCAGCTAGCGTTTTTGCTTCTCTTCCTGGAGAAGTGCCAG ATTCCCAGAAGTCACTGCTGGGTGTATGACCCTCTGTTTAGCCAGCTGGAAATTGCAGTTCTTACCACCCTTGGGGTGACTGTCCTCGGTGAGAACGAG TGTTCACAGCTGCGTGTTCACCCAGGAAGGGAAGCGGAGTGTGTGTGGCGAGCCCACCATCTTCTACATGCTGCACTGCGGGACCGCCCTGTACAACAACCTTCTGTGGAGCAACTGGTCAGCGGATGCCCTTTCCAAGATGGTCATCATCGGCAACAGCTTCCGAGGCCTGGAGGAAAG GTTGTTGACAAGGATTCTGCAGAAAAACTATGCCTATGTTGCACAG GTTTTAGAGGGCCTGGAGGAGCAGGCGTTTCCCCAGACGGCACAGTACTCGGACGTGTTTAA
- the SRRD gene encoding SRR1-like protein isoform X2, protein MAAAALEPWRAAAPRRRRSAARRPRQRSAAAAGGPEADPEVDDGVVLRRIREAREDLRVSDFWSSALETINKCLMKHLEQLDAPVGTLSEAIGSLHLDSSPDGSGAAAGCIPGETLVTGACGWKCVCYGIGSFATCVIARTQLAFLLLFLEKCQIPRSHCWVYDPLFSQLEIAVLTTLGVTVLGENEGQDVPRRTPTHPRWRTPPCS, encoded by the exons atggcggcggcggcgctggAGCCCTGGCGGGCAGCGGCTCCGCGGAGAAGGCGCTCAGCGGCTCGGCGTCCGCGGCAGAGGTcagcggcggcggccgggggccCGGAGGCGGATCCCGAGGTGGACGACGGAGTCGTGCTTCGTCGCATCCGGGAGGCCAG GGAAGACCTGCGTGTTTCTGATTTCTGGAGTTCCGCACTAG aaaccatcaacaaatgtcTTATGAAACATCTGGAACAACTGGATGCCCCTGTGGGGACTCTTTCGGAAGCCATTGGAAGCCTGCACCTCGACTCATCACCGGATGGCTCGGGTGCGGCTGCTGGCTGCATCCCAGGGGAGACCCTGGTCACGGGGGCCTGCGGCTGGAAGTGTGTGTGTTACGGCATCGGGAGCTTTGCCACCTGCGTCATAGCTAGAACCCAGCTAGCGTTTTTGCTTCTCTTCCTGGAGAAGTGCCAG ATTCCCAGAAGTCACTGCTGGGTGTATGACCCTCTGTTTAGCCAGCTGGAAATTGCAGTTCTTACCACCCTTGGGGTGACTGTCCTCGGTGAGAACGAG GGCCAGGACGTCCCTCGCAGAACCCCCACTCACCCACGTTGGAGGACACCGCCCTGTTCATGA